The Bacteroidota bacterium genome contains the following window.
ATAGATGGTAATGACATGTCACAAATATAAACTTATTACAGATTAGTCCAATATATATTTAAAAAAAGTAATCCACATTATTGGACTAATGTGTATTAAGTAATGGTATTATATATTGAGTTTCGGTATTACTTAATATAGTATGAAAGATGGATAACACCTAAAACAAAAAACCCCCTCGTTGTTAAACGAGAGGGTTTTGTATAATTTTAGTGCTGCTTTAGAACTCCCACAAATTGTGTTCGTATTCAAATAGTTTCTTCTTAATGTTGTCGCTTTCTATCAAGGCATTTACAGGACTCGATTTAAATTCATCAAATTGGTTGATACGCATATCAAATGGATTTGACTCTTTATAAACCCAGCTACTAAACATTCGCAGCTCGAAGAAATCGTCGTAGGTTAAACGTGCCGCATCGTTATTGCGGTTATATAATTCTTGATGTATGGCTACATTGCGGAAACACATGCTGTCTCTACCTGTATTATCATGGTATTTGAAATAACATACAGGAATTTCTCCTGCGGGTGTTCCATTTACCGTTTTCACAAACATGGGAGCTATATAAATAATACGACTATAGAAACGGGATTCTTTTTTATCGAAAATCCAATCTTCCATTATTTTATAACGTTTAATTCCATCTTCCCAATTCAATTTAATTGGTATGATAGAATCGTGGCCTGGTCCAAAAGGATCCGATGGATCATCGGGAACAAAAGATACTTTTTCATCACTCGTAAACTTGGTCACATCGTCTAGTGTCATTACCCTGTCCAACGAATCAGAGAAATAAGGTGTCAAATAGCCCTCAGCCATTGAATTTTGCAATACATGCGACAATGGGTTTTTAGGCCAGTTCATCAAGATATTCATCTTTTCACGAACATCTATCATACGCTCTACACGCCAACAGTACATCACATCCGCTTCGCGAAGGTGAGGCCAATATACAAGTCCGCGTTCGTTAACGGAGGAACGGTTATATATAAACTGATCAAACGTGTTGCTTGTAATCTGGGCATTTGCCTCAAAAGCCAGCAACCAAACCATAATGAACTGTGCAACCCTTTTCATATCTGTATTTTTTATTTTTTTATTGTACGGTCAAAGCGATAGCTGAACTTAATCTTACTAAACCCACTTTACCAGGCCCCATAGCTTCTATACCCGACACTTGTATTTGGTCGCCACTACGTGGATTCCTCATGGCATCTTTTATTTGTTGCGAAATGGCTTGTCCAGTAACAGTAAAGAATTTGGGATCTTGCCTTTTTTGGGTATACACCAAAGTATACTTAGTTACAGTATATCTCATGCCATCAAATAAGAATTCAGGACCAAGACCTGCCCATATAATGGTTTGAAGATTAACTTCACCTGGGGCAATTCTACCACTTTCTTTATTACCAAACAATGGGAATGGTTTGGGTACACTCTTAATACGGAAGGTCATTGAACCCATAGCTTTACCTTTTACGGTAGCCGTAGCTTTAACTTCCTTAACACCAGCCCCAACCTCAACCATATATTGGCCAGGCTTTACTTTACGTGCGGTGGCACCAGGAAAACTACATTCTACATCTTCAGCTCTTGCTCCAGATACTCCAACCGTAATAGGATTTTCAAGACCTATATATAATACGTTCATTTTATCAGCAGAAATAGTTGCTGAAGCTTTGAAGCCAATATATTCACCTTCAAATGTTTTTTCTTCAGTTCCTCCTTCAGGTTTCTTAACAATGATCGCTCCTTTATACTTGTGTTCTCCAACGCTTGAAGTTTGTTCGAATTTACCAACTCCATTTTCTACTTTGATTGGAGCACCGCTCACAGTCATTACATTCTGGTCTTTTGAATTATAAGCGGTAAGAATAACTTCTGCCTCAAATTTTTCACCCTCTAATACCATGGTAGATTTAGGAATCACTTTCGCAACTAATTGGTCAAATTTAAAATCTGCAGCATTAATCTTCAATGCTAATTCTGCCATAGCTTCTGAACCTGCATTCTTAGCATCATTCTGCATTTTTGTTAACAGGGTAATTACCGCTGCCAAAGGTGAATGTTCGAATAATTCAGATTCCCATGTATGACCATTTTCTGTATTGTCCTTGGCTTCGATTTCTTTAAAAGACAATAGGTTTTTTGAATCAATTCCCTGCTTTTTAACGATTGCAGAAAGTTCTGCATTAAGGTCAATAACTTTCTTTTTCAATTCAGCACCATGCCCTTCATTGATAAAGTAATTGGCATGTTTCTCCATATTGTCTCTACCTTGCAACTGACCTTCACCAGTTTCGCCTTTTGCAAACCTTCCACCAGTTTCCGTTTCTAGAAACAATTTAATGGTCTCGATGTTTTTTACATAATCCTTTACTTTTTTATCAACCTCCTGTGCGGCGGTCAAAAAGGGCTGTGCTTTGGCTGGTTCTTTTTCTACTGCTTTTTGCAAAGCTCCTAAAATTGCTTTATTACGATCATCTATGTTCTTGCCTGATTTTAACATGGAAACTTCCACTAAATAAAAGGCTTTCAGTATCTCTGCTGATAC
Protein-coding sequences here:
- the gldN gene encoding gliding motility protein GldN, whose product is MKRVAQFIMVWLLAFEANAQITSNTFDQFIYNRSSVNERGLVYWPHLREADVMYCWRVERMIDVREKMNILMNWPKNPLSHVLQNSMAEGYLTPYFSDSLDRVMTLDDVTKFTSDEKVSFVPDDPSDPFGPGHDSIIPIKLNWEDGIKRYKIMEDWIFDKKESRFYSRIIYIAPMFVKTVNGTPAGEIPVCYFKYHDNTGRDSMCFRNVAIHQELYNRNNDAARLTYDDFFELRMFSSWVYKESNPFDMRINQFDEFKSSPVNALIESDNIKKKLFEYEHNLWEF
- the gldM gene encoding gliding motility protein GldM yields the protein MSSGKQSPRQKMINMMYLVLIALLALNVSAEILKAFYLVEVSMLKSGKNIDDRNKAILGALQKAVEKEPAKAQPFLTAAQEVDKKVKDYVKNIETIKLFLETETGGRFAKGETGEGQLQGRDNMEKHANYFINEGHGAELKKKVIDLNAELSAIVKKQGIDSKNLLSFKEIEAKDNTENGHTWESELFEHSPLAAVITLLTKMQNDAKNAGSEAMAELALKINAADFKFDQLVAKVIPKSTMVLEGEKFEAEVILTAYNSKDQNVMTVSGAPIKVENGVGKFEQTSSVGEHKYKGAIIVKKPEGGTEEKTFEGEYIGFKASATISADKMNVLYIGLENPITVGVSGARAEDVECSFPGATARKVKPGQYMVEVGAGVKEVKATATVKGKAMGSMTFRIKSVPKPFPLFGNKESGRIAPGEVNLQTIIWAGLGPEFLFDGMRYTVTKYTLVYTQKRQDPKFFTVTGQAISQQIKDAMRNPRSGDQIQVSGIEAMGPGKVGLVRLSSAIALTVQ